In one window of Nocardia brasiliensis DNA:
- a CDS encoding SDR family NAD(P)-dependent oxidoreductase — protein sequence MNGIAKPLDGRVAVVTGASRGIGKGIALELGAAGATVYVTGRSDTPGRLPGTVGETAAAIDAAGGAGVACVCDHRDDDAVRGLFEQIGATHGRLDVLVNNVYNSPAAARWLGKPFWEVPPKAWDETFDIGVRSHYVASVYAAPLVIAADGLIVNISSPGAQRYMHNAVYGVAKTALDRLTADLAHDLAGTGVTAVSLWPGIVDTELLQLVPADADGRRLVTLPGEGTYDLAEAETPRLSGRAVVALATDTGRRTRTGSAWRVADLAQDYGFTDVDGRVPRAD from the coding sequence ATGAACGGAATAGCCAAACCGCTCGACGGGCGGGTCGCGGTGGTGACCGGGGCCAGCCGCGGCATCGGTAAGGGCATCGCGCTCGAGCTCGGCGCCGCGGGTGCGACGGTGTACGTCACCGGCCGCTCGGACACCCCCGGCCGCCTGCCCGGCACCGTGGGCGAGACCGCCGCCGCCATCGACGCGGCAGGCGGGGCCGGCGTCGCGTGCGTCTGCGATCACCGCGACGACGACGCGGTGCGCGGGCTGTTCGAACAGATCGGCGCCACGCACGGCCGCCTCGATGTGCTGGTGAACAACGTCTACAACTCCCCCGCCGCGGCCCGCTGGCTCGGTAAGCCGTTCTGGGAGGTGCCGCCGAAAGCCTGGGACGAGACCTTCGATATCGGTGTCCGATCCCATTACGTGGCAAGCGTTTACGCGGCGCCACTGGTGATCGCGGCGGACGGCCTGATCGTCAACATCTCCTCGCCGGGCGCGCAAAGGTACATGCACAACGCGGTATACGGCGTCGCGAAGACCGCGCTCGACCGGCTGACCGCCGACCTGGCGCACGACCTGGCCGGCACCGGCGTCACCGCGGTGTCACTGTGGCCCGGCATCGTGGACACCGAACTGCTGCAGCTGGTTCCGGCCGATGCCGACGGACGCCGCCTGGTCACCCTGCCCGGCGAGGGCACCTACGATCTCGCCGAGGCCGAGACCCCGCGCCTGTCCGGGCGCGCGGTCGTCGCACTGGCGACCGACACCGGCCGCCGCACGCGGACCGGATCCGCTTGGCGGGTGGCCGATCTCGCGCAGGACTACGGCTTCACCGATGTCGACG